In the Ipomoea triloba cultivar NCNSP0323 chromosome 6, ASM357664v1 genome, one interval contains:
- the LOC116023435 gene encoding uncharacterized protein LOC116023435: MVEYFAELFKAENGEMDEVISCINSRAQPEDNIQLVRPLSIEEVRVASAFVAGHLITDNIMLAYEAYHFFKRKTRGKVGVAALKVDMSKAYDRVEWGFLRAVLMAVGSYCTRKGATADDPLSPYLFLLVAEGLSSLIDQRMRMGFLHGISVARNAPPISHLLFVDDYFLFLRANSMESQQMRTILDVYSAALGQRINFDKSMVCFSTNVSQNDRHDVVNTLGISEGDTTGKYLGLPSLVSRKKKVILGYLKDNILSRVRSWNSRFMSRAGREVLLKNVLQAMLCYAMMVFLLPVGLCADIESILNKYWWTGTVGNGTGLRWKSWSRLCVPKEKGGLGFRRIREMNLALLGKHVWHLLSRPESLVARVYKSRYYPNSSLFEANIGNNPSFIWRGIMEAKNVIQFGFRRCVGDGRNTVIGIDHWLTGAEDPHVSTELHESIRSAHVNSLLNEECSGWDIECVNDIFNERDADIILNIPLSMRKPHDVWVWNGEPKAAGINKTSFYGLSLCCCLMDVHGTAFSKCARNDMVWKGIPFASSNVTDMSLSFLNNWRSAQETGGEIMDDRHESCS, from the exons ATGGTGGAATATTTTGCAGAACTGTTTAAGGCTGAGAATGGTGAAATGGATGAGGTGATTTCATGCATAAATTCAAGGGCGCAACCTGAGGATAATATTCAGTTGGTTCGACCATTAAGTATTGAAGAAGTTCGGGTTGCG AGTGCGTTTGTCGCTGGGCATCTGATTACTGATAATATCATGCTCGCGTATGAGGCCTATCACTTCTTCAAGCGAAAAACCCGAGGGAAGGTGGGGGTCGCGGCTCTAAAGGTTGACATGAGCAAGGCTTATGATCGAGTAGAATGGGGCTTTCTTCGTGCAGTTTTGA TGGCAGTTGGGTCCTATTGTACCAGGAAGGGGGCCACAGCAGATGATCCGCTATCGCCTTACCTTTTTCTGTTAGTGGCTGAAGGGTTAAGTTCATTAATTGATCAAAGAATGCGCATGGGTTTCTTGCATGGTATTAGTGTTGCTCGGAATGCTCCACCTATTTCCCACTTACTCTTTGTGGATGACTACTTTTTATTCCTCAGAGCCAATAGTATGGAGAGTCAGCAGATGAGGACGATACTTGATGTGTATTCGGCTGCTTTAGGCCAACGgataaattttgataaatcCATGGTATGTTTCAGTACCAATGTATCGCAAAATGATAGACATGACGTGGTCAACACTCTTGGTATTAGTGAAGGCGATACTACAGGAAAGTATTTAGGATTGCCATCGCTTGTGAGTAGAAAAAAGAAGGTGATTCTGGGGTATTTAAAGGATAATATCTTGAGCCGCGTTCGAAGTTGGAATTCTCGATTTATGTCACGAGCAGGTCGTGAGGTCTTGCTTAAAAATGTCCTTCAAGCTATGCTGTGTTACGCCATGATGGTCTTTTTGCTACCGGTTGGACTCTGTGCTGATATTGAATCCATTCTGAATAAATATTGGTGGACCGGAACAGTGGGAAATGGCACAGGCCTGCGATGGAAATCATGGAGTAGATTATGTGTGCCGAAGGAGAAAGGCGGTCTGGGGTTTAGGCGGATTCGGGAAATGAATTTGGCCCTCTTAGGTAAACATGTATGGCATTTGTTGAGTAGACCAGAATCTTTAGTAGCCCGAGTATATAAGAGTCGTTATTACCCTAATAGCTCGTTGTTTGAAGCCAATATTGGGAATAATCCTTCTTTTATTTGGAGGGGAATTATGGAAGCAAAAAATGTTATTCAATTTGGTTTCCGTAGATGTGTGGGTGACGGGAGAAACACTGTTATTGGCATAGATCATTGGTTAACAGGTGCGGAGGATCCACATGTTAGTACTGAATTGCATGAATCAATTCGCAGTGCCCATGTCAACTCATTATTGAACGAAGAATGCTCTGGTTGGGATATTGAGTGCGTGAACGACATCTTTAATGAGAGAGATGcagatattattttaaatatccCTCTGAGTATGCGTAAACCCCATGATGTTTGGGTTTGGAATGGTGAACCCAAAG CAGCAGGAATCAACAAAACATCTTTTTATGGATTGTCATTATGCTGCTGCCTTATGGACGTGCATGGGACTGCCTTCTCTAAATGCGCAAG GAATGACATGGTATGGAAGGGGATCCCTTTTGCGAGCAGTAACGTCACCGACATGTCTCTTTCATTTCTCAACAATTGGAGATCTGCGCAAGAAACGGGCGGGGAGATAATGGATGATAGGCATGAATCGTGTAGTTAG
- the LOC116022948 gene encoding F-box protein SKIP14-like, giving the protein MALNQGGSFCSGINFQNRRFSEDRPDKNRDCFGKSWGLDCGKGNFQGNRKEEIRNASDDDVADLLPQDPFDMDIDTIEIGFVIDEIGVGKVDDQLFAGFDFVLNGSKMIHSESGAEKMNDNSGVGAMDFGNGEFDGHVFSDCEMEETMDFSYEKYWIFYDEIKREGFPREGFQGEGGAPPDALPLAFYCLGVEDLLSVEQVCKSLRDEVQNNPLLWRNIKIDHPLSDKITDDALLQLTNRAQGHLHCLSLVECLKITDSGLKNVLERNKTLTKLSIAGCTKLSIGGLLSNLKVYKYTGNLGIKCLRIGGLFGVTNQHFEELKLLLGVNNSQLPTARKPRFYQAGQLYLSVDDEDDHALDIETCPKCEQLRLVYDCPAESCQGDQQGTQLCRACTFCIPRCKSCGCCLSNRDYEETFCLENLCSDCIQKFLPKHSFFHPQASYRFFLCG; this is encoded by the exons ATGGCTTTGAATCAAGGAGGAAGCTTTTGTAGTGGGATCAACTTTCAGAATAGGCGTTTCTCGGAAGATCGCCCTGATAAGAATCGCGATTGTTTTGGTAAATCCTGGGGTTTGGATTGCGGGAAGGGGAATTTTCAGGGCAACAGGAAGGAGGAGATCCGTAATGCTTCAGATGATGATGTTGCGGATTTGCTGCCTCAGGATCCATTTGATATGGATATTGATACCATAGAAATTGGTTTCGTGATTGATGAAATTGGGGTTGGGAAAGTTGATGATCAGTTATTTGCGGGATTTGATTTTGTATTGAATGGTAGCAAGATGATTCATTCAGAGTCAGGTGCCGAGAAGATGAATGACAACTCTGGAGTTGGAGCCATGGATTTTGGAAATGGTGAATTTGATGGCCATGTCTTTTCGGATTGTGAGATGGAGGAGACTATGGATTTCAGTTATGAAAAATATTGGATTTTTTATGATGAAATCAAGCGTGAAGGATTTCCTAGAGAGGGTTTCCAGGGTGAAGGAGGTGCTCCTCCAGATGCTCTGCCTCTGGCCTTTTATTGTCTAGGTGTTGAGGACCTTCTCTCTGTTGAGCAAGTTTGCAAATCTTTGCGTGATGAAGTGCAAAACAATCCACTTCTATGGAGAAACATAAAGATTGATCACCCTTTGAGTGATAAGATCACAGATGATGCTCTCCTGCAGTTGACGAATCGGGCCCAAGGACATCTCCATTGTTTGAGTCTTGTGGAGTGCTTGAAGATCACTGATAGTGGCTTGAAGAATGTGCTTGAAAGGAATAAAACACTGACAAAG CTTAGCATAGCTGGATGCACAAAGCTCAGCATTGGTGGGCTTCTGTCGAACTTAAAGGTTTATAAGTACACAGGAAATCTTGGGATAAAGTGTCTCAGAATTGGTGGACTGTTCGGTGTAACGAACCAACACTTTGAAGAGTTGAAGTTACTTTTAGGTGTGAATAACAGCCAACTGCCAACTGCCCGTAAGCCACGGTTTTACCAAGCTGGCCAGTTGTATCTCTCtgttgatgatgaggatgatcaCGCTCTTGACATTGAAACATGCCCAAAGTGTGAGCAACTCAGACTAGTTTATGATTGCCCTGCCGAGAGTTGCCAAGGAGATCAACAAGGTACCCAGTTATGCAGGGCTTGTACTTTCTGCATTCCTCGTTGTAAAAGTTGTGGCTGCTGCTTAAGCAATCGTGATTATGAAGAGACATTCTGTTTGGAAAATCTTTGTTCAGATTGCATCCAGAAGTTTTTGCCAAAGCACTCATTTTTCCACCCACAGGCAAGTTACCGTTTCTTCCTATGTGGCTAG
- the LOC116021804 gene encoding E3 ubiquitin-protein ligase RMA3, with translation MAFEQSFVDPILQFDTDGAVSISKQKKSESSAPTMGLENANGCFDCNICFESAHDPVVTLCGHLYCWPCIYKWLHMQDTSLESEEQPQCPVCKAHISNTSLVPLYGRGSSSSDYESKKLELDFTIPQRPPALSMNTPLPNSRPHQQLPPNALHQPPPLFHHQQYFPQAFGSYASIGPSSFGGTAVTSFFSPTVGIFGEMFFARMFGSTDTTVFAYPSVSAAGGPRMRRQEMQVEKSLNRLSIFLLCCLILCLLLF, from the coding sequence ATGGCATTTGAACAAAGCTTTGTTGATCCAATTTTGCAATTTGATACTGATGGAGCTGTTTCCATTAGTAAACAAAAGAAGAGTGAAAGTTCAGCTCCAACAATGGGATTAGAAAATGCTAATGGCTGTTTTGATTGCAACATATGTTTTGAGTCGGCACATGATCCTGTGGTTACACTTTGTGGCCACTTGTACTGCTGGCCTTGCATTTACAAGTGGCTCCATATGCAGGACACCTCCCTTGAATCAGAAGAGCAACCTCAGTGTCCTGTTTGTAAGGCTCATATCTCAAACACCTCATTGGTCCCTCTCTATGGCCGCGGTTCATCATCATCAGACTATGAATCCAAGAAGCTTGAACTGGACTTCACCATACCTCAAAGGCCACCAGCTCTCAGCATGAACACGCCACTGCCAAATTCACGTCCACATCAGCAACTTCCACCCAATGCTTTACACCAACCACCACCACTGTTCCATCACCAACAATACTTCCCTCAAGCCTTTGGTAGCTATGCATCAATTGGACCTTCTAGCTTCGGGGGCACAGCAGTTACCAGTTTCTTCAGCCCCACTGTTGGTATATTTGGAGAAATGTTCTTTGCAAGGATGTTTGGTAGCACTGACACAACTGTATTTGCTTACCCAAGTGTCTCAGCTGCTGGTGGCCCTAGAATGAGAAGGCAAGAAATGCAGGTGGAGAAGTCTCTTAACAGATTATCCATCTTCCTCTTGTGCTGCTTAATTCTATGCCTTCTCCTattctaa
- the LOC116022005 gene encoding pentatricopeptide repeat-containing protein At4g21705, mitochondrial-like has translation MLSVSQPRTEFLSNSKAFAPRIPSKSTIPYKLTGKAISFRAYPTLRCFNPNNLFSAISTVRDANLVVPILDEWVSEGRKVKSIELQRLIRNLRSLKRYSNALQVSEWMNGKGLYPFSSSDQAVHLDLIGVVHGSKAAEDFFSKLGDKEKNEKTYGALFNCYVREGLFLKSLSLFERMKEIGYGSSPLLYSNLMCLYKNAGKLEKIPHVLSEMKENGIPTNYFCYNICINAYGELSDLHSMETLLEEMERQPHITMRWNTYSIVAHFYIKSNKKEKALISLKKLEGNLRKDALGYNHLISHYANLGNVEEMWRLWGEQKTVCKKHINRDYITMLGCLVKLGELETAERLLKVWDSSCHTYDFRVPNTLLIGYCQKGLVEKAEEMLLDLVKKGKQPTPNSWAIIAAAYMGQGSMDKAFECMKKAVSVSKNNKGWRPKQEVVSTIVSWLQDQHRVRELDAFMMALDRVPRYRNISSRVKDRGVYPVHTLG, from the exons ATGCTGTCAGTTTCACAACCCAGGACGGAATTTCTATCCAATTCGAAGGCGTTCGCGCCCCGAATTCCATCTAAATCAACAATTCCGTACAAATTAACCGGAAAAGCGATCTCATTTCGTGCCTATCCCACATTGCGGTGCTTCAACCCAAACAATCTGTTCTCAGCAATCAGCACAGTCAGGGATGCCAATCTCGTCGTTCCGATTCTCGACGAGTGGGTCAGTGAGGGGAGAAAGGTCAAAAGCATCGAGCTTCAGCGCCTCATTCGTAATCTCCGTTCCCTTAAGCGCTACTCTAACGCTCTCCAG GTTTCCGAGTGGATGAATGGGAAAGGTCTGTATCCATTTTCGTCGAGTGATCAAGCTGTGCATCTGGATCTTATAGGGGTGGTTCATGGATCGAAAGCTGCAGAGGACTTTTTTAGTAAACTCGGTGACAAGGAGAAAAACGAAAAGACTTATGGTGCTCTCTTCAATTGTTATGTCAGAGAAGGGCTGTTTCTGAAATCCCTTTCCCTTTTCGAGAGAATGAAGGAAATTGGTTATGGTTCCTCCCCTCTTCTTTACAGCAATCTCATGTGTCTTTATAAAAACGCTGGCAAGCTTGAGAAAATCCCCCACGTGTTGTCGGAGATGAAGGAGAATGGCATTCCTACTAATTACTTTTGCTATAACATCTGCATCAATGCTTATGGAGAGTTATCTGATCTTCATAGCATGGAGACGCTCCTTGAGGAAATGGAAAGGCAACCTCACATAACAATGAGATGGAACACCTATTCCATAGTAGCCCATTTCTATATAAAGTCCAACAAGAAGGAGAAAGCGCTTATTTCCTTAAAGAAACTAGAGGGGAATCTACGGAAAGATGCATTAGGCTACAATCACTTGATTTCGCACTATGCTAACCTCGGGAATGTGGAGGAGATGTGGAGATTATGGGGTGAACAAAAAACCGTATGCAAAAAACATATTAACAGAGACTATATCACCATGTTGGGTTGCTTGGTGAAGCTTGGTGAGCTCGAAACAGCCGAGAGACTGCTAAAGGTGTGGGATTCTTCCTGCCACACCTACGATTTCAGGGTTCCGAATACTCTTCTGATTGGTTACTGCCAGAAGGGATTAGTTGAGAAAGCGGAGGAAATGCTCCTCGATCTGGTCAAGAAAGGCAAGCAGCCAACCCCGAACAGTTGGGCTATAATCGCGGCAGCCTACATGGGCCAGGGCAGCATGGACAAAGCTTTTGAATGCATGAAGAAAGCTGTATCAGtaagtaaaaacaacaaaggATGGAGGCCAAAACAGGAAGTGGTTTCAACCATAGTCAGTTGGCTTCAAGATCAACATAGGGTTAGGGAGTTAGATGCTTTCATGATGGCATTAGATAGGGTTCCAAGATATAGAAACATCTCCAGTAGAGTAAAAGACCGTGGGGTTTACCCTGTGCACACCCTTG GTTAG
- the LOC116023254 gene encoding terminal nucleotidyltransferase 4B, which yields MENQEVLYETLSPLFGDASAEQTPPASPPRSDNLEQYVVFRNEISLDSTQCPSPEAAAQDYFSLDADAEVDELKLSSLSTPSPASVPVPVKEPARTIEGNWFRANCSFRSPMLQLHKEILDFCDFLSPSQEEQAGRNAAVERVFNVIKYIWPKSKPEVFGSFRTGLYLPSSDVDVVILGSDIRSPQIGLHALSKALSQKGIAKKIQVIAKARVPIIKFVEKESCISFDISFDVQNGPKAAEFITDAVSKWPPLRPLCLILKIFLQQRELNEVYTGGIGSYGLLVMLIAMLRNHRDFQASREQNLGVLLVSFFDLYGRKLNTSDVGLSCNGEGTFFRKITKGFLSKGKPYLISIEDPQTPENDVGKSSFNYFQVKSAFSMAFTTLTNANAILELGPSRSILGMIIRPDEVLLVRKGGSDGDTTFDSLLPGAGEPLPHSDTQDIYYNWQLNDEDEELLPRGNGIVEDMTPPSSSKKRKKSKEKQSSKKKMKDDGHTSSRSRKEKSSKKRRWKHEGSSPHYAK from the exons ATGGAAAACCAAGAGGTTTTGTACGAAACCCTAAGCCCGCTCTTCGGCGACGCTTCTGCCGAGCAAACGCCGCCTGCATCTCCGCCGCGTTCTGATAACCTTGAGCAATATGTCGTTTTTCGCAACGAAATTTCTCTGGACTCAACGCAATGCCCCTCGCCGGAGGCCGCCGCGCAGGATTATTTTTCTCTCGATGCAGACGCAGAGGTCGATGAACTGAAGCTCAGTTCGCTCTCGACGCCATCTCCAGCTTCTGTACCGGTGCCGGTTAAGGAGCCGGCGAGGACGATTGAAGGAAACTGGTTTCGCGCCAACTGTAGTTTCCGAAGCCCTATGCTTCAACTCCACAAAG AAATATTAGACTTTTGTGATTTCCTATCACCAAGTCAAGAGGAACAAGCAGGACGGAATGCAGCAGTAGAACGTGTGTTTAATGTCATCAAGTATATCTGGCCCAAAAGCAAG CCAGAAGTTTTTGGGTCTTTCAGGACAGGGTTGTATCTTCCATCTAGTGATGTTGAT GTTGTTATTTTGGGGTCAGACATCAGAAGTCCTCAAATTGGGCTACATGCTCTGTCCAAAGCCCTCTCACAAAAAGGAATAGCCAAGAAGATACAG GTGATTGCCAAGGCTCGTGTGCCAATAATCAAATTCGTGGAAAAAGAAAGttgcatttcatttgatataAG TTTTGATGTACAAAATGGACCAAAAGCTGCAGAATTTATTACG GATGCTGTCTCTAAATGGCCTCCATTACGTCCTTTGTgtttgattttgaaaattttcttacAACAACGAGAATTAAATGAG GTGTATACAGGTGGGATTGGATCCTATGGTCTTCTTGTCATGCTCATAGCAATGTTGCGG AATCACCGTGATTTTCAAGCTTCTAGGGAACAGAATCTCGGAGTGCTTTTG GTAAGTTTCTTTGATCTTTATGGACGCAAACTGAATACATCTGATGTTGGGCTATCATGCAATGGAGAAGGCACCTTCTTCCGGAAGATCACTAAAGG GTTCTTAAGCAAGGGAAAGCCATATCTCATATCCATTGAGGACCCACag ACACCAGAAAATGATGTTGGAAAGAGCTCTTTCAACTATTTCCAG GTTAAATCTGCTTTTTCAATGGCTTTCACGACTCTAACAAATGCAAATGCCATTTTGGAGTTGGGTCCTTCTAGGAGTATACTCGGCATGATAATAAGACCAGACGAGGTGCTATTAGTGCGGAAAGGGGGGTCTGATGGGGACACTACGTTTGATAGCTTGTTGCCAGGTGCTGGGGAGCCCCTGCCCCATAGTGATACGCAGGACATTTATTATAACTGGCAGTTAAACGACGAAGATGAAGAACTGCTTCCTCGAGGCAATGGTATTGTGGAAGATATGACTCCACCATCCTCGagtaagaagagaaagaaatcAAAGGAGAAGCAGTCTTctaagaagaagatgaaagacGATGGACACACAAGTAGTAGATCAAGGAAAGAAAAGAGTTCAAAGAAAAGGCGCTGGAAACACGAGGGTTCATCACCACACTACGCCAAGTGA
- the LOC116022069 gene encoding 3-deoxy-manno-octulosonate cytidylyltransferase, mitochondrial-like, with protein MPMCNSSSPPSSSSTKSWLVHALVAGAAVAVAFGAHRYFLRSGKFRSRVIGIIPARFASTRFPGKPLVDILGKPMIQRTWERAKLARALDQVVVATDDEKIAECCRGFGAEVIMTSESCRNGTERCNEALQKLEKKYDIVVNIQGDEPLIEPEIIDGIVEALQAAPDAVFSTAVTSLKPEDAFDTNRVKCVVDNRGYAIYFSRGLIPYNKSGKVNPDFPYLLHLGIQSYDTKFLKIYPELQPTPLQLQEDLEQLKVLENGYRMKVIKVDHEAHGVDAPEDVDKIVEFMRERNLS; from the exons ATGCCGATGTGCAACTCGTCGTCGCCGCCGTCGTCGAGCTCGACGAAATCGTGGCTCGTTCACGCTCTGGTGGCCGGAGCCGCTGTGGCCGTTGCTTTCGGCGCTCACAGATACTTTCTTAGATCTGGGAAGTTCCGGAGTCGGGTCATCGGAATCATACCCGCTCGTTTCGCTTCCACTCGGTTCCCCGGTAAACCGCTCGTAGATATCCTCGGCAAGCCCATGATCCAG AGAACATGGGAAAGGGCGAAATTAGCTAGGGCATTGGATCAAGTTG TTGTGGCGACGGATGATGAAAAGATTGCTGAATGTTGTAGGGGGTTTGGTGCTGAAGTCATTATGACTTCTGAATCATGTAGAAATG GAACTGAGCGATGCAATGAGGCTCTTCAAAAGCTCGAGAAGAAGTATGACATTGTTGTTAATATTCAAGGAGATGAACCACTTATTGAACCCGAAATAATAGACGGTATTGTGGAAGCCCTTCAG GCTGCACCGGATGCTGTTTTTAGCACTGCAGTCACTTCTTTGAAACCTGAGGATGCATTTGATACAAACCGTGTGAAATGTGTAGTTGATAATCGTGGTTATGCGATCTACTTTTCTAGAGGGCTTATCCCTTATAACAA GTCTGGCAAGGTTAATCCTGATTTTCCTTACTTGCTCCACCTTGGAATTCAG AGTTATGATACGAAGTTCCTCAAAATATATCCAGAACTGCAACCAACCCCACTGCAACTACAAGAAGATCTTGAACAATTGAAGGTCCTCGAGAATGGATACAGAATGAAG GTGATTAAAGTGGATCATGAGGCTCATGGTGTTGATGCCCCAGAAGACGTAGACAAGATAGTGGAATTCATGCGTGAACGAAACTTGTCCTAG